In Candidatus Poribacteria bacterium, the following proteins share a genomic window:
- a CDS encoding sigma-54-dependent Fis family transcriptional regulator, with product MKDVLVIDDDEKICWAFEQFLEGEGYCPSIANNAEEGLRRIAADKPDIVLLDVKLPGMSGLEALAEIKAQHPWVIVIIITAYDDVETTIEAMRLQAFDFVPKPIDLDIVKSVLERAFRTQSVRSTLPVETADQSPTAEIGHRLVGKSSQMREIYKLIGIMASNTMTVLIEGETGTGKDLVARAIHTGSPRKASPFVPVDCGALPDELLESELFGYEAGAFTGAKREGKPGRFELANGGTLFLDEVSNMTPTLQVKLLRALQTQEIERLGGTRRLNVDVRVIAATNQELSEMVKRGQFREDLYYRFKRIALHLPPLRERQEDIPLLITHFLQLIQEELGKSIRGISKEGMELLQDYHWPGNVRELENCIRSAGTLCRADVILPDDLPPEIRTGHQIDPTSTSYLQESLKSVLQDITKAAITQKRPGLYEEVVALLDKALIELVLDEFSGNHSKTAELLGISRTTLLKKIKQSNSDL from the coding sequence ATGAAAGATGTATTGGTAATCGACGACGACGAAAAAATCTGTTGGGCTTTCGAGCAATTCTTAGAAGGCGAAGGCTATTGCCCAAGCATTGCGAACAATGCCGAGGAAGGTTTGCGCCGCATTGCAGCCGACAAGCCGGATATTGTCCTCCTCGATGTGAAATTGCCGGGGATGAGCGGGTTGGAAGCGTTAGCCGAAATTAAAGCGCAGCACCCGTGGGTAATTGTAATTATCATCACGGCGTATGACGATGTGGAAACAACAATAGAAGCAATGCGCTTGCAGGCGTTCGATTTCGTCCCAAAACCGATCGATCTGGATATCGTCAAAAGCGTCCTGGAACGGGCTTTCCGCACACAATCCGTCCGAAGTACTTTACCCGTAGAGACGGCAGACCAATCGCCAACAGCAGAGATTGGCCACCGATTGGTTGGAAAGAGCAGCCAGATGCGCGAAATATATAAACTCATCGGGATCATGGCGAGCAACACGATGACTGTGCTGATTGAGGGCGAAACGGGGACGGGTAAGGATCTGGTCGCACGCGCAATCCACACAGGCAGCCCTCGGAAGGCGTCCCCCTTCGTCCCTGTTGATTGTGGTGCCCTTCCCGATGAACTTTTAGAGAGTGAACTGTTTGGTTACGAAGCAGGCGCGTTCACGGGGGCAAAAAGGGAGGGAAAACCCGGACGATTTGAACTGGCGAATGGTGGAACACTTTTTCTCGATGAAGTCAGCAATATGACCCCAACATTACAGGTGAAACTCCTTCGCGCCCTCCAAACACAGGAGATTGAACGGTTAGGGGGAACGCGGCGACTGAATGTAGATGTCCGTGTTATCGCTGCCACGAATCAGGAACTCAGTGAGATGGTGAAGCGGGGACAGTTTCGCGAGGATCTCTACTACCGTTTCAAGCGCATCGCGCTGCATCTACCGCCGTTACGGGAACGCCAAGAGGACATCCCGTTACTAATTACACATTTCCTGCAACTCATACAAGAAGAACTTGGGAAGTCGATCCGCGGCATCTCTAAAGAAGGAATGGAATTGCTACAAGACTATCACTGGCCCGGCAACGTGCGTGAGTTGGAGAACTGCATCCGAAGCGCAGGGACACTCTGCCGGGCAGATGTGATCCTGCCGGATGATCTGCCACCAGAAATCCGAACGGGACATCAGATAGATCCTACCAGCACGTCATACCTACAAGAGTCCCTCAAATCTGTTTTACAAGACATTACGAAGGCGGCTATCACGCAAAAGAGACCGGGACTTTACGAGGAAGTTGTTGCGTTGTTAGATAAAGCACTCATTGAACTGGTGTTGGATGAATTTTCGGGTAACCACAGTAAAACAGCGGAATTGCTCGGGATAAGTCGAACCACGCTTTTAAAGAAAATTAAACAGAGCAATAGCGATCTTTAA
- a CDS encoding LLM class flavin-dependent oxidoreductase → MKFGLFYEHQIPRPWHDGAEHKLFQDALAQVELADRLGFDYIWEVEHHFLEEYSHSSAPEVFLGACSQRTTQIRLGHGIVLMPPAYNHPARVAERIATLDLVSNGRVEWGTGESASRMELDGFNVDPKCKREMWAECTRETAKMMSQSPYPGYEGQYFSMPTRNVVPKPLQTPHPPPWVACSSRDSLRYAARYGLGALTFAFVDANEAKFWVEEYYEIFEKECEPLTQRVNPNIAMVSGFSCHEDEETAVARGLDGLRFFRFGLAHYYHNGSQIPGETDIWQLYKQTPQDPAEGRAGIGTPDQVREHLEIMEDAGVDQVVFIQQAGANRHEDIMESLELFAERVLPDFKARDAAHVAKKGERFAEATERAKERKPALTSLSEIPTVDSYPVLKRKLEEKTEETDANEISDDGKNFLLSIEGGKRISND, encoded by the coding sequence ATGAAATTTGGGCTGTTTTATGAACATCAGATTCCGCGTCCGTGGCACGATGGAGCGGAACATAAACTCTTTCAAGATGCGTTAGCGCAAGTAGAACTTGCTGACCGACTTGGCTTCGACTATATTTGGGAGGTCGAACACCATTTCCTTGAAGAGTATTCACACTCCTCAGCCCCCGAGGTATTTCTCGGAGCGTGTAGCCAGCGGACAACACAGATTCGATTAGGACACGGAATTGTGCTCATGCCTCCGGCTTACAATCACCCCGCGCGCGTCGCTGAACGCATTGCCACGCTTGACCTCGTCTCAAATGGACGTGTAGAATGGGGCACCGGAGAATCCGCTTCGCGTATGGAACTCGATGGGTTCAACGTTGATCCGAAATGTAAGCGCGAGATGTGGGCGGAATGCACACGCGAAACCGCGAAAATGATGAGTCAATCCCCTTACCCCGGATATGAGGGGCAGTATTTTTCCATGCCGACCCGCAACGTCGTTCCAAAACCGTTGCAGACACCGCATCCCCCACCGTGGGTCGCCTGTTCCAGCCGTGATAGCCTTCGATACGCTGCCAGATACGGGCTGGGTGCGCTAACTTTTGCATTTGTCGACGCAAACGAAGCAAAATTCTGGGTGGAAGAATATTATGAGATTTTCGAGAAAGAGTGTGAACCCTTGACACAGCGGGTGAATCCGAATATCGCCATGGTGTCAGGCTTTTCGTGTCATGAGGATGAAGAGACGGCTGTTGCCCGCGGTTTAGACGGTCTACGCTTCTTCCGATTTGGGCTCGCACACTACTATCACAACGGCTCGCAAATACCGGGTGAGACGGATATTTGGCAGTTGTATAAGCAAACACCACAGGATCCAGCTGAAGGTAGAGCCGGAATCGGTACACCCGATCAGGTTCGTGAACACTTGGAGATTATGGAAGACGCTGGCGTGGACCAAGTCGTCTTTATTCAGCAGGCTGGCGCGAACCGTCATGAGGACATAATGGAATCGCTGGAACTGTTTGCAGAACGCGTACTCCCAGACTTCAAGGCACGAGATGCAGCACACGTCGCTAAGAAAGGTGAACGATTCGCTGAAGCCACCGAGAGAGCGAAGGAACGAAAACCGGCTTTAACATCCCTCAGCGAAATCCCAACCGTGGATTCCTATCCCGTTCTCAAGCGGAAATTAGAGGAGAAAACGGAAGAAACCGATGCCAATGAGATAAGCGACGATGGCAAAAACTTTTTGTTGTCAATAGAAGGCGGAAAACGAATTTCTAATGATTAA